The following coding sequences lie in one Acropora palmata chromosome 3, jaAcrPala1.3, whole genome shotgun sequence genomic window:
- the LOC141877096 gene encoding ras-related protein Rab-32-like produces MASKYELQEESNGKLLNALREEVEMTTFDENLDSEKPEASGDATILDDKAKELLLKIICIGGFTGGVGTKGVLIDDYLQVWPPVTTYRAPLIGANFYLKSLRWQRSEGQKYNIKLQFWEIAEQERYSNMVKLYFRDSVGALVFWGARRPSTLEEALLWRANVKEICPSIPCVLVTDNIGKEPLQWIGPGKIFESDEALEQFCNVNGFVDHFEINSRDWESGEKSVFGQAVICLLNEIFKNH; encoded by the coding sequence ATGGCTTCAAAATACGAACTGCAAGAGGAGTCGAACGGAAAGCTCTTAAATGCTCTACGGGAGGAAGTGGAAATgacaacattcgatgaaaacTTGGATTCGGAAAAGCCGGAAGCAAGTGGAGACGCTACCATTCTGGATGATAAAGCGAAAGAATTACTCCTTAAGATAATATGTATTGGTGGTTTCACAGGTGGTGTTGGCACAAAAGGCGTTTTAATCGACGATTACCTTCAGGTTTGGCCTCCTGTTACGACTTATCGAGCTCCCCTGATTGGAGCGAACTTTTATTTAAAGTCATTAAGATGGCAAAGAAGTGAAGGccaaaaatataatataaagCTCCAATTCTGGGAAATAGCGGAACAAGAACGTTATAGCAACATGGTGAAGCTGTACTTCAGAGACAGTGTAGGTGCATTGGTTTTCTGGGGTGCGCGTCGCCCGTCTACGCTCGAAGAGGCTCTTCTTTGGAGGGCGAATGTAAAAGAGATATGCCCGTCGATTCCTTGTGTGTTAGTAACCGATAACATCGGAAAAGAGCCATTACAGTGGATTGGACCCGGAAAGATATTTGAAAGCGACGAAGCACTTGAACAGTTCTGTAATGTTAATGGGTTTGtggatcattttgaaattaattctAGAGATTGGGAATCCGGTGAAAAAAGTGTGTTTGGTCAAGCTGTGATTTGTCTTctcaatgaaatttttaaaaatcattAA
- the LOC141877409 gene encoding ras-related protein Rab-32A-like: protein MKAHYLMSSNDFKEQSEGIITTTNKVDDSVSLEDGKEIVSTVEMELTESTDSQDGNAHKERVSTLEMKTFNRNFRSLSQEDHLEETTDKDPVKIACVGGFTGGVSNKGVFIKDYLGIKPAMRIHPFNAIDFYLKKANWRRRDSLKSYSSVILQLSEISDMKLLSAMTQVFFRYSQGAVVFWGPRNADSLMEAVQWRTKIKQETSSAIPCVLVTENLIDNCANSLRWIGPGEIFESELKLDQFCKDHEFSGHFEITSRDWEAGEKSVFGKAVNRLLDEIFDSDKIKDNTCL from the coding sequence ATGAAAGCCCACTATTTGATGAGTTCAAATGACTTTAAAGAACAAAGTGAGGGCATTATTACGACAACAAACAAGGTCGATGATTCAGTTAGTTTAGAAGATGGAAAGGAAATTGTGAGCACAGTCGAAATGGAGCTCACAGAATCAACAGATTCACAAGACGGAAATGCTCACAAGGAACGGGTCAGCACGTTAGAAATGAAGACATTCAACAGAAATTTCCGGTCTCTGTCACAAGAAGATCACTTGGAAGAAACAACTGATAAAGATCCAGTGAAAATCGCATGTGTTGGGGGTTTCACAGGCGGCGTCTCAAATAAAGGTGTCTTCATCAAAGATTACCTCGGGATCAAGCCAGCGATGAGAATTCATCCTTTTAATGCCATTGACTTCTActtgaaaaaggcaaattgGCGACGCCGTGACAGTCTTAAAAGCTATTCGTCAGTTATCCTTCAACTTAGTGAAATTTCTGACATGAAGCTATTGTCTGCTATGACCCAGGTCTTCTTCCGATACAGTCAAGGGGCAGTGGTATTTTGGGGACCGCGTAATGCGGATTCACTGATGGAGGCCGTGCAGTGGAGAACGAAGATAAAGCAAGAAACTTCCTCTGCGATCCCTTGCGTTTTAGTCACTGAAAATCTTATCGATAATTGTGCGAATTCATTGCGATGGATTGGACCCGGTGAGATATTTGAAAGCGAACTAAAACTGGATCAGTTTTGTAAAGATCACGAGTTTTCAGGTCATTTTGAAATCACGTCACGCGACTGGGAAGCTGGAGAGAAGAGTGTTTTTGGGAAGGCAGTGAATCGACTGCTTGACGAGATATTTGATAGCgataaaataaaagacaacACCTGTTTGTAA